One Chaetodon trifascialis isolate fChaTrf1 chromosome 13, fChaTrf1.hap1, whole genome shotgun sequence DNA segment encodes these proteins:
- the LOC139341282 gene encoding uncharacterized protein isoform X1, with protein MGQLFSSEEELSQVKDAIGSLLYDAMLEGGAVPDLEVVHPRFLANHDESSDAQARLQEQLQQLQGDIGKRAPTYLKDLIGRLTTFSDEPRLAGLVGLVVTMVMDMAYTSSKQSAGVKEKSAGSSSCQQRVWELQEVMEEYLKRCRINLNDKNKLIQDSVRLEAQLSLTLTQLKTCLLGGNCDSRSLRHWASGAAFNTQMLVHLAALEGKAEPLAARAALEQYKEDLTQIIPAYRRYKSHTVSVVKCRGGLLASCDPSSEAPEEGSMTALTVTDRETGKSVTIPLSTMERETGRRRRVSGPDSTSAAVSSSINLDLITSDQYAQAYLDHLFSGKGPVAQLENYFIEAGDNLRTLRTQPGCKTKMRMRDGTEQSDGAHLKDRAEGTNAAQGVDVRKDEKQGKRGRREEAEEHERRDESLKLSIVETQQDESLDRSLHSATST; from the exons ATGGGCCAGCTGTTCTCATCAGAAGAAGAGCTTTCTCAGGTCAAGGATGCGATTGGCTCTCTCCTCTACGATGCCATGCTGGAAGGCGGCGCCGTACCTGACCTCGAGGTCGTCCACCCGCGCTTCCTCGCCAATCACGATGAGAGCTCTGACGCCCAGGCCCGCCTCCAGGAGCAACTGCAACAG CTGCAGGGCGACATCGGGAAAAGGGCGCCCACCTACCTGAAGGACCTGATTGGCCGACTGACGACCTTCTCAGATGAGCCCCGCCTGGCCGGCCTGGTGGGATTAgtggttaccatggtgatgGATATGGCCTACACATCATCAAAACAGTCAGCAGGTGTGAAAGAGAAGTCGGCGGGGTCATCATCATGCCAG CAGAGAGTGTgggagctgcaggaggtgatggaggagtaCCTGAAGCGCTGCAGGATCAACCTGAACGACAAAAACAAGCTGATCCAGGACTCCGTCAGACTGGAGGCCCAGCTCAGCCTCACCCTCACTCAGCTGAAGACCTGTCTGCTCGGAGGAAACTGTGACTCCAG GTCTCTGAGGCACTGGGCCAGCGGAGCAGCATTCAACACCCAGATGTTGGTTCACCTGGCCGCTCTTGAGGGGAAAGCTGAGCCCCTGGCTGCAAGAGCGGCACTGGAGCAATACAAGGAGGACCTCACACAGATCATACCTGCTTATAG GCGTTATAAGTCTCACACAGTGTCTGTCGTCAAATGCCGAGGGGGTCTTCTGGCATCATGTGACCCCTCCAGCGAGGCGCCAGAGGAGGGCTCCATGACGGCACtcactgtgacagacagagagacaggaaagagtGTGACCATCCCTCTATCCACcatggagagggagacag GGAGAAGACGGAGAGTCTCAGGGCCTGACAGCACCTCTGCAGCTGTGTCCTCCTCCATTAACCTGGACCTGATCACCTCAGATCAGTACGCCCAGGCATACCTGGACCATTTGTTCTCAGGTAAAGGACCTGTGGCACAGCTGGAGAACTACTTTATCGAGGCCGGAGACAATCTGAGAACGCTAAGAACTCAACCAGGATGTAAAACCAAGATGAGGATGAGAGATGGGACAGAACAAAGCGACGGAGCGCACCTTAAAGACCGTGCAGAGGGCACAAACGCAGCACAGGGAGTGGACGTGAGAAAAGATGAGAAacagggaaagagaggaagacgagaGGAAGCGGAGGAACACGAGCGGAGAGATGAAAGTTTGAAACTGAGCATTGTGGAGACGCAGCAGGACGAGAGCCTCGATCGCAGCCTTCACAGTGCAACAAGtacatga
- the LOC139341282 gene encoding uncharacterized protein isoform X2 translates to MGQLFSSEEELSQVKDAIGSLLYDAMLEGGAVPDLEVVHPRFLANHDESSDAQARLQEQLQQLQGDIGKRAPTYLKDLIGRLTTFSDEPRLAGLVGLVVTMVMDMAYTSSKQSAGVKEKSAGSSSCQRVWELQEVMEEYLKRCRINLNDKNKLIQDSVRLEAQLSLTLTQLKTCLLGGNCDSRSLRHWASGAAFNTQMLVHLAALEGKAEPLAARAALEQYKEDLTQIIPAYRRYKSHTVSVVKCRGGLLASCDPSSEAPEEGSMTALTVTDRETGKSVTIPLSTMERETGRRRRVSGPDSTSAAVSSSINLDLITSDQYAQAYLDHLFSGKGPVAQLENYFIEAGDNLRTLRTQPGCKTKMRMRDGTEQSDGAHLKDRAEGTNAAQGVDVRKDEKQGKRGRREEAEEHERRDESLKLSIVETQQDESLDRSLHSATST, encoded by the exons ATGGGCCAGCTGTTCTCATCAGAAGAAGAGCTTTCTCAGGTCAAGGATGCGATTGGCTCTCTCCTCTACGATGCCATGCTGGAAGGCGGCGCCGTACCTGACCTCGAGGTCGTCCACCCGCGCTTCCTCGCCAATCACGATGAGAGCTCTGACGCCCAGGCCCGCCTCCAGGAGCAACTGCAACAG CTGCAGGGCGACATCGGGAAAAGGGCGCCCACCTACCTGAAGGACCTGATTGGCCGACTGACGACCTTCTCAGATGAGCCCCGCCTGGCCGGCCTGGTGGGATTAgtggttaccatggtgatgGATATGGCCTACACATCATCAAAACAGTCAGCAGGTGTGAAAGAGAAGTCGGCGGGGTCATCATCATGCCAG AGAGTGTgggagctgcaggaggtgatggaggagtaCCTGAAGCGCTGCAGGATCAACCTGAACGACAAAAACAAGCTGATCCAGGACTCCGTCAGACTGGAGGCCCAGCTCAGCCTCACCCTCACTCAGCTGAAGACCTGTCTGCTCGGAGGAAACTGTGACTCCAG GTCTCTGAGGCACTGGGCCAGCGGAGCAGCATTCAACACCCAGATGTTGGTTCACCTGGCCGCTCTTGAGGGGAAAGCTGAGCCCCTGGCTGCAAGAGCGGCACTGGAGCAATACAAGGAGGACCTCACACAGATCATACCTGCTTATAG GCGTTATAAGTCTCACACAGTGTCTGTCGTCAAATGCCGAGGGGGTCTTCTGGCATCATGTGACCCCTCCAGCGAGGCGCCAGAGGAGGGCTCCATGACGGCACtcactgtgacagacagagagacaggaaagagtGTGACCATCCCTCTATCCACcatggagagggagacag GGAGAAGACGGAGAGTCTCAGGGCCTGACAGCACCTCTGCAGCTGTGTCCTCCTCCATTAACCTGGACCTGATCACCTCAGATCAGTACGCCCAGGCATACCTGGACCATTTGTTCTCAGGTAAAGGACCTGTGGCACAGCTGGAGAACTACTTTATCGAGGCCGGAGACAATCTGAGAACGCTAAGAACTCAACCAGGATGTAAAACCAAGATGAGGATGAGAGATGGGACAGAACAAAGCGACGGAGCGCACCTTAAAGACCGTGCAGAGGGCACAAACGCAGCACAGGGAGTGGACGTGAGAAAAGATGAGAAacagggaaagagaggaagacgagaGGAAGCGGAGGAACACGAGCGGAGAGATGAAAGTTTGAAACTGAGCATTGTGGAGACGCAGCAGGACGAGAGCCTCGATCGCAGCCTTCACAGTGCAACAAGtacatga
- the thumpd2 gene encoding THUMP domain-containing protein 2 gives MSEPRSEESLVRYYCTAGNGMEHFLIDEVKKKLAAEDVCQMPGKVLFSSSAGIDRVSELKTAERLFLLLKQDSPVWLSAHISQAKAASVLQSRLLADRNLWSSAVITWSRLQGELADRRTTVNAQSSAQGVTMNREEGRRSQEEEKASVELRKSTGGQREESGNRRLKSGRQNGAQILGRKRKRDDEEEEEERSGAAQDSNNEKNKEKETTSEGERRGGAEERGQVIEFSSCTKNGKHGVTSGTYFSDRDHTTPGLELSVERSSRRKDDTEKDVAGEILENVKSAGGRGDSLLPPSRIKPEPSSVPLSFRISCKCTGSLSRCFSAQEVSKVIGVGLSRLLGWKTDLKNPQLEVNVYLSDDHWLLGIPLTRLPLAKRSYIKTTGLRSTVAWAMASLAQIQPGFCVVDPMCGVGTILIEAAQEHKAVRFLGVDFDDGQLQRANENVEFAELKNRIHLLKASCMVLPLPSASVDAVVCDLPFGRKFGTKTNMAANLPLILAEMERVLCVGGTLVLLLSPQLSCLLKKLLAQKDTRSTSHQETKPQSGTQNCPSSSQSSTEEQAFRIHQGANSPPSQRTDSQSELQHSVPAPLLSLRHQATLRVSLGLIDGLIHKYVKISTSSVSGEVTLQSN, from the exons ATGAGTGAACCGAGAAGTGAGGAGAGTTTAGTTCGCTACTACTGCACCGCTGGAAACGGCATGGAGCATTTTTTAATTGACgaggtgaagaagaagctggcCGCTGAAGAT gtgtgtcaGATGCCAGGGAAAGTGCTGTTCAGCTCCTCTGCGGGGATCGACAGAGTCAGCGAGCTGAAGACTGCAGAAAGACTCTTCCTCCTGTTGAAACAAGACTCACCTGTGTGGCTGTCAGCCCACATTAGCCAAG CAAAAgcagcctctgtgctgcagtccaGACTGTTGGCTGACAGAAATCTGTGGAGCAGTGCTGTAATAACATGGAGCCGCCTGCAGGGGGAGCTGGCAGACAGAAGGACTACTGTCAATGCACAGAGCTCTGCACAGGGAGTGACAATgaacagggaggaggggagaaggagtcaagaggaggagaaggctAGTGTGGAGCTAAGAAAAAgcacaggaggacagagggaggagagtggCAACAGGAGGCTGAAAAGTGGCAGACAAAATGGAGCACAGATACtgggaagaaagagaaagagggatgacgaagaagaggaggaggagaggagtggcGCAGCTCAGGACTCAAATAATGAGAagaataaagagaaagagacgaCGTCtgagggagaaaggagagggggagcagaggagagaggacaggttATTGAGTTTAGCAGCTGTACAAAAAATGGTAAACATGGAGTGACATCAGGAACATATTTCAGTGACAGAGATCACACAACACCAGGACTGGAACTCAGTGTggaaagaagcagcaggaggaaggatgacacagagaaagacgTTGCTGGAGAAATTTTGGAAAATG TGAagtctgcaggaggaagaggtgacAGTCTGCTGCCCCCCAGCAGGATCAAACCGGAGCCTTCTTCTGTCCCGCTCTCTTTTAGGATCAGCTGCAAGTGCACTGGATCTCTGTCCCGATGCTTCAGCGCACAG GAGGTGAGCAAAGTGATCGGAGTGGGTTTGAGCAGGCTGCTGGGCTGGAAGACTGACCTGAAGAATCCACAGCTGGAG GTAAATGTTTATTTGAGCGACGACCACTGGCTGCTGGGGATTCCACTAACCAG GTTGCCTCTGGCTAAGCGGAGCTACATCAAAACCACAGGACTGAGGTCTACTGTAGCCTGGGCTATGGCCTCACTGGCTCAGATACAG CCGGGCTTCTGTGTGGTCGATCCGATGTGCGGGGTGGGAACCATCTTAATAGAGGCAGCGCAGGAACACAAG GCTGTCCGTTTTCTGGGCGTGGACTTTGATGAtggacagctgcagagagccaATGAGAACGTAGAGTTTGCAGAGCTGAAAAACAGGATACACCTGCTGAAAGCTTCATGCATGG TGCTGCCTCTGCCCAGCGCCAGTGTCGATGCTGTAGTCTGTGACCTGCCGTTTGGCAGGAAGTTTGgcaccaaaacaaacatggctgccaacCTGCCACTCATCCTGGCTGAGATGGAGAG AGTCCTCTGCGTTGGTGGTACCCTGGTTCTCCTCCTGAGTCCTCAGTTATCCTGCCTGCTGAAAAAGCTCCTGGCACAGAAAGACACCAGATCAACATCTCACCAGGAAACAAAACCTCAATCGGGGACACAAAACTGTCCATCTTCATCTCAGTCTTCCACAGAAGAGCAGGCTTTCCGGATCCATCAGGGGGCCAATTCCCCACCGTCCCAGAGAACAGACTCTCAATCTGAGCTACAGCACAGCGTTCCCGCCCCCCTCTTGTCCCTGAGGCACCAGGCGACTCTGAGAGTCAGCTTAGGCCTGATAGACGGACTTATCCATAAATATGTCAAGATCAGCACTTCATCAGTGTCAGGGGAAGTTACACTTCAAAGTAATTAG